The sequence TGTCCTAATCCACCTAATCCCAGTACTCCAACTTTATGGCCTTTGCCTACCTTCCAATACTTCAAGGGTGAGTAAGTAGTTATTCCGGCACATAACAAAGGTGCAACTGCAGCAAGGTCAAGGTTGGCCGGAACTTTAAGCGTGAAAGCTTCATCTACTACTATTCTAGTTGAATAACCACCATAGGTAGGTGTTTTACCATCCAGTTCATACGCATTATAAGTACCTACTGAACCTGTTTCACAAAACTGTTCCAGGCCTTCTTTACAATTCCGGCATTCACGGCAGGAATCAACCAGGCATCCTACACCTGCCAGGTCACCTGCTTTGAATTTTTTCACATGGTCCCCCACACGGATGACTTTTCCAACTATTTCATGGCCGGGCACCATTGGGAATATGGAATTTCCCCATTCATTGCGGGCCTGGTGTATATCGGAATGGCAAACGCCACAATAAAGGATATCAATTTCAACATCATGTGAACCAGGTTCTCTTCTGGTAATATCGAATGGAGCTAGTGCTGTACTGGCATCTTGTGCTGCGTATGCATGGATAGTTGGCATATATGTAAATTTTGAGAATCCAATATAGGAATAAAAATACGCTTTCCGCTTTATTGTATATGCGGCGAATGTTCCATTATATGAAATAATTCCGCGTAAGCTTTACCCATGGACATTAATTCTTCATGTTTCCCTTCTTCTATGATTTTTCCATTTTTTATCACAAAAATTTTATCTGTATCAATTATAGTATTAAGGCGATGGGTAATGGTTATGACTGTCCTTCCCGACATGAGCTTTCTAAGTGCATCTGCTACCAGTTTTTCGGATTCTGCATCAAGAGAGGCAGTTGGTTCATCAAGAATCAGGATAGGTGCATTCCGCACAACTGCCCTGGCCACTCCAATGCGTTGTCGCTCACCGCCAGAAAGTGTTAGTCCTCTTTCACCAATCATAGTATCATAGCCCAGAGGCATCTTTTGAATAAATTCATCTGCATTCGCAAGTTTTGCCGCGGTAATAATTTCCTGCTCTGTCGCTGATGGTTTTCCATAAGCAATATTTTCCCGGATCGTACCATAGAATAGCATAGTGTCCTGTAATACAAACCCAATCTGGTTCCGAAGCCCTTCCAGTTTATAATCCCTGATATCATTTCCATCAATCATTATACATCCTGAATCGATATCGTAAAATCTGGGGATAAGGCTTGCTATTGTAGATTTCCCTCCACCCGTTGGCCCACAGATGCCAACATGCTGTCCTGCATGAATGACAAGGTCAATATCATGTAGAACAGGTATGCCGGATTTGTAAGAAAAGTTGACCTTTTCAAAAACAATATCGCCTTTTAATACGCCAGGGTCCCGTGCATCTTTTTTTTCCGGGATGACCAATTCAGTATCAAGAATTTCCTTGATCCGTTCAAGGGCAACTGTTGCCTGTGCAACATTGCCAGTCATCTTTGCAAGGTCCTTTAACGGGTTAAAGAACTTATTCAGGTAGGAGAGAAATACAGTAAGTGAACCTATTGTCATGATTCCTGCAAGTACGAGAGATGCACCCCGCCATAGAACCACTGCTATGCAGATCGAGATGGTAATAGTAATAACCGGCGAAATAAGGGATTTGATCCTTCTTGCTTTTAATGCCGCATCAACTGTTGCAAGGCTCACTTTTTTAAGTCTTTCTTCTTCCTTGTCCTGCCGGCCAAATGCATTTACTGTTCGAATTGATTCGAGTCCATTTTGCAGGACCGTAACCATTTCACTCTGGTCTTTGCGCACTTCCCGGGTTGCTTTTTTTACGGCTTTCCTGAATCGTACAATAAAAAGTAAAAGGAATGGCGCAACGCCAACTACAATCAGCGTAAAGTCCCAGTTCAGGTAAAACATTAATCCAAGCATACCAATGATGGTGAAGGCATCAATCACCATGCTCAGCAGTGTTGAAGCGGCGAAATCCTGTATTGTTGATACATCTGTGGTAATGGTACTCAGCAATTTCCCTACCTGTTGTGAATCATAATAAGTAAGTGACAAGCGCTGCAGGTGATGATATATCCGTTGCCGCAAATCACTGGCAATATATTGGGCAACACTCTCTGTATAATAATTATCGAAAAATCCAGCCAGTCCATCAATGGCAGTAATTATGATCATGGACAGGGCCGCAATACCTGCCAGGGCCATTTTGTTATCGCCAATGCTCATTTCTTCTACCCATTGCAGCCAGAATGGTAAAGGTTGATCACCGATTACATTATCGATGATAACCTTAAGCGGCCAGGGTGAAGCGAGGCTCATTGCAGTTTCAAGCAGCATCGTTAAAAAGATAATTACCAACCATTTCCGGTATGGCCTCAAAAGGCTTAAGACGAGGCTTCCCAGGGAGATATATGAAAATTTTCCAGTATAATCTGACTCTTGCGGATTGGCATTGTAAAGGAAAAACTTTGGCATATTTTGTTGGACTTAACCTGGTTTAGGCTATTGGTTACTAAAATACTAGTACTGTTGAAGTTAAGAATTAAAGCAATGTTTATTTCATTTCAAATTCAGCGAAAAGTATATTGCAGTGTTAAGGATTGCCACTAAATTGGGGTTTAATGAATAGTAGTATGTTTCTAAAGGTCCGGATCTTCCGATTTCTTTTATTTTCTTTTCTTTTTTTATACAGTTTTTTTGTTGCTGGTCAGAAGATCAATGATCGCTATGAATTAAATATTCAGAAAACAACTACAGCAGTGACCGTTGATGGCCTCGGTGATGATGAAGCCTGGGCCAGGGCTGAAGTTGCCCGCGACTTTTTTATGGTACTTCCAATGGATACCAGTCTTGCAAACGTTAAAACAGAAGTCAGGATTACTTATGATGACCGCGCTATCTACGTTCTTGCCACCTGTTATAAAGTGAAGCCGGGACCATATGTTGTTGAATCATTACGGCGTGATTTTAATTTCGGCAAAAATGATAATTTCCTGTTTTTCTTTGATCCGTTTGATGACCGGACCAGTGGGTTTTCATTTGGTACAAATGCAGCAGGCGCACAATGGGATGGATTTATTTATGAAGGTGGGAAAATGGACCTGAGCTGGGAAAACAAATGGGTGTCTGCTGTTAAAAATTATGATGACCGTTGGGTAATGGAGGCAGCTGTCCCTTTCAAGAGTATCCGCTTCAAAAAAGGAGTGATGAAATGGGGACTAAACTTTAGCCGTAACGATTTAAGGGCTAATGAAAAATCGGCCTGGGCGCCTGTTCCCCGGCAGTTTCCAACTGTATCATTGGCCTATACAGGGAATATGGTTTGGGATGTAGCACCACCGGAGACAGGTTCAAATATTTCTTTAATCCCATATGTCCTGGGTGGGGTTTCACGCGATTATGAAAAGAATACGCCTAGTGAATACCGTAAAGAAATTGGAGCCGATGCAAAAATCAGTGTGACTTCTTCACTGAACCTCGACCTTACTGTAAACCCCGATTTTTCCCAGGTTGAAGTGGATAAGCAAGTTACCAACCTCGATCGCTTTGAATTGTTTTTTCCGGAACGCAGGCAATTTTTTCTAGAGAATGCGGACCTTTTCGGAAACGTGGGTTATGCGAATATCCGGCCCTTTTTTTCCCGGAGGATTGGCCTTGACGTGCCTATCCAGTTTGGGGCCCGGTTAAGTGGAAGGATCAATAAAGACTGGCGGATGGGAGTAATGGATATTCAAACCCGCAAGGTTTCTGAACAAGACCTGCCTACCCAGAATTTTGCTGTTGTTTCTCTGCAGCGCAAAATGTTTTCTAGGTCTAATATCGGGTTCATGTTCGTGAACAAGCAGTCTTTGAATTATACACCTGATGACAAACCGGAAACGCCTCAGCATTCTTCTTATAACAGGAATTTTGGCTTTGAATATAATCTTGCATCACCCGGAAATTATTGGACTGGTAAAATGCTATTGTTTAAGTCTTTTAGTCCAGGCACCTCATCTAAAACCATCAGCAATGCAGCCAACCTGAATTATACCAGCCGGCATTGGGCGGTGGGCGGGCAATATGAATACGTTGGACGCAACTATTCTGCGGAGGTGGGATATGTTCCGCGTACCGGGTATGTAAAAGTAAACCCCCAGATCGCCTATTTGTTTTTCCCCCGTAGTTCCCAGGTGCTAAGCCATGGCCCGGTTGCGCTTAGCAATTATTATATGGATGAATCTTTCCATAAAACAGATTATGAAACAAGCGTGGCTTATAAGTTGAATTTTCGTAACCAGGCTATCCTCACCGGGATCCTGACTAAAAACTATGTAAAGCTTCTCAAGCCATTTGACCCAACTAATACTGGCAAGGATTCATTACCAGTGGGGAGCGAACATCACTTTAATGCTGTTGGCCTGGAGTATTTTTCAAGGCCACAGCGATTGTTTACCTGGTATGCTAGTGGCCGTTATGGCGGCTATTATGCTGATGGAAAAAGATTGCAGTTGGTTTCGGAACTGGGGTATAGGTTCCAGCCTTATGTAAGTATCATCATGAGTGCTACCTTTACTGACCTTCGATTGCCGCAGCCCTGGGGCCACCAGAGTTACTGGCTGGTTGGTCCAAGGCTTGATGTAACCATGACCAATAAATTATTCTTTACTGCTTTTGGCCAATACAACGAACAGATCGAGAATTTCAACCTTAATATGAGGCTGCAATGGCGGTATAAGCCAGCATCAGATTTCTATATTGTGTATACTGATAACTACTTGCCGGAAAATTTATCCATCCGCAATAGGGCATTGGTACTAAAGTTCACTTATTGGTTCAGCCTGTAATTCTGGCGAATCAGGGAAGCGACAACTTTATCAATGGGAAGGCTGACCTGGTGTTCGCCAAAATTTTCCCAGTCGATAAACCGGAAGGTTTCAATTTCGCCTGTAGTTTCGTACAGCTTAAGCTGTTGTTCATCAAAATCAAACGGTGTTTTCCTGAGGGGGACAGTGATCTCTTCAAGGGCATGGGCAAAGTAATAAATGGATAAGATCTGGTGCGCTTTATTGAATGCACTCATCTGGAAAAAATCAGTGGTGTAAATATGGTCTCCAACAGATACTTTCAGGTTCATTTCTTCCATGAATTCACGGGCAAGGCAGTCCCGGGTCCCTTCACCAAATTCAAGCCCGCCACCCGGGAATTTTGTAAAGAATTCACCGCGGATCTTTTCATCGCTCACCAATACCTGTTGCTGGCTATTGATGAGAATGCCATAAACTCTTACACTGACCATGCATTAATTTTCCTGCAATTAATATAATAAACCCGAGACCACGATTTTTACATCAAACAATCTTTTTTCTTTGACCTTAAAATCTGTGCGATAGGTGAAATGGACTGCAATTGCATCGCCAGATTTCTTATCAATACTGAACCTTGGGCCTGCCTGGAAGGCCAGGCCTAAGGTCTTAATGGGTGGCCTGTATATCTGGCTGTCATCATCATTGGGTGGTTCAGCATAATTGCCTAATATCCCGGCACCCCCAAAAAAGCCAAAAGGGGAATGGTTCCTACTGGAGGCCCCATTGCCAATATGGGCAAGGGTAAATCCACCAAATTGAAAAGCAAAGCCGTTAATGTTAATATTTGTTAGTGAAAAGAAACTGAGTGGCACTTGTACTCCTATAGAGACGTCATTGTTTATTGAACGGTAGTAACCTAATGAAAAACTAAGCATGGGGAAATCGCTGCTGGTGTAAGGTTATGACCTGATTTCCGTAAAAACATTGCTTGCACCTATTTCAAATAGAAGGAATATCAGCAGGCAATCAGAATAATTTCTTTCTCAGAAAGAACCAGCCAATGACCAGGGAAATTACCATTGACAGGATTACCGGGACATAAAATGCATAGGGCGAATTTGAGAAGGGGATGGGTACATTCATGCCATAAATACTGGCCACCAGTACGGGTAAAGTTAGCGTGATCGTAATTACGGACAACCTTTTCAGCACCTCGTTCTGGTTGTTGGCAATTATACTGGCAAAAGCATCCAGGGTACTTGACAGGATATTTGTATAAATATTGGCCATCTCAAGCGCCTGCGAATTATCGACAATTAGGTCGTTCAGGAATTCTTTTTCATCTTCATTAAGGCCAAGGAAATTAGTCCTTTCCAATTTGATCAGCAACAGTTCATTGCTTCTGAGGGCCGTTACAAAATACACGAGGCTCTTCTGGATCCGCATCAGCTGAAGCAGTTCTTCATTCCGGTTGGCATCATAGAGCTTTTGTTCGGTGAGGTTCCTGCGGTGATTGATCTCCTTAAGGAATTCCATATAGGTCTGAACCACTTTTTCAATGATCTTCAGTACCATCATTTTCCGGTTATCGGGATGCCGGTTCTGGAAAGTGTTCAGGAATTTCTTGATCGCATCGTTTTCAAAGGAATTGACCGTAACGATCTGGTTGTGCGTAAGAATAATACATATGGGAATAGTAATGTAAAATGCATCACTGTCATTAAATGAATTGTTTTCAGTGGGCGTTTTGATGACAATGAGTTTTACATTATCATCCTGTTCAAAACGAGTACGTTCATCTATATCCAGGGAATCGGTGAGAAAGTCCAGCGGAATGTCCAGGTCTTCAGATAATTCAGTGAACTCTTCCAGCTTAAGAGGTGGAAGAATATTGACCCATGCGCCGTTATCAGGTTTGGTAATGGCTACGGTCTGATGATTGATATTTTTGAAATACTGAATCACTGGTTAATCGGGAATGCAAATAACGGATAAAACCAATACCGGCAAAAAGCATTATTCAGGAAGAATGATTTGCCCCTCGAATACTTTTTCTGCTGGTCCGCAGAGCCAAATATTACTGAAACTGCCATTGGAATTACGGTCGAATTCAACAGAGAGCCTACCGCCGCGGGTACTCACCCGTACATCATTAAACCCGCATTCGTTGTGAAAATGTACAATGGCACTGGCTGTGACGCCTGTCCCGCAACTGAGTGTTTCATCTTCCACACCCCGTTCATAGGTCCTTACCATGATCTCATCATCTGATAATTGTTCAACAAAATTCACATTGATGCCATCGGCTTCAAATTTATCATCATTCCTGATCTCCCGCCCTTTATTAAAAACATCGTAATGTACCAGGTCATTTACATCTTTTACATAATGCGGAGAGCCGGTATCTAACACGGAATCGCCATGTACTTCTTCGACAGTCAGCACATCCAGCATTTTTAACCGGACAATCCCTTGTTCATCTATTTCAGCCTCGTGTTCACCATCCACCGCAATAAAATGATAACTGGTACGTATGATTCCCTGATGGAATGCAAATTTCACCAGGCAACGACCACCATTTCCGCACATGGAACTTTCTTTTCCATCTGCATTGTAATAGACCATTTTAAAATCATAGTCAGGAGTATTGTTTAACAACATCAGTCCGTCGGCACCAATACCAAAGCGCCGGTCGCATAAAAAATGAATCTGCGCATGTGTAAGGTGGTCAAATATTCCTTCCCGGTTATCTAAAATCACAAAATCGTTCCCTGTGCCCTGGTATTTATAAAAATGTAGGATCATTTGATTGTTATACTTATTACAATGAAGAGATAATAGCAAGGGCTTTGCTGATGAGGTTTTCAACCGCAAGTTGCCCATTCCTGGAAAATTCTTTGGTCACCCGGTTGGCTACTATTGCATTTAGGCTAAGGCAATTGTGCCCAAGCAGGTTACCTAAACCATAAATTGCAGAAGTCTCCATTTCAAAGTTAGTGATCCTGTACGGACCAAACTGAAAGTCTGTTAAACGATCCACCAGGTCGGGCTGTCTGAGGCCAAGGCGTAATACCCGGCCCTGTGGGCCATAAAAGCCCGGGCAAGTTACTGTTATGCCCTGGTGAAATCCTTCCACAAAATGTTTTAACAAGGCGCCTGAAGCACTACTGATATAGGGGTGTGATATCTGGTGATGTAATTGGGTCTGGGTCAAAAAGGACTGGATCATTTGGTGTTCCCCCTCATTGGATTCTTGGCGGTAAAAATTCAGGAGGTTATCGATCCCCAACCCATGTGTGCCGGCCACGCATCCATCAACTGGAATATCCGCCTGCAGTGAACCGGAAGTTCCAATGCGGATAATTTCTAAACTGGTTAGTTCGGGCTTGATGGTTCTGGTTTCAAGATCAATATTAACAAGGGCATCCAATTCATTGAGTACGATATCGATATTATCCGGACCGATACCTGTAGATAGAACTGTTATCCTTTTTTTACCAATGTAGCCAGTATGTGAAATGAATTCCCTATGCTGGCGCTGCACTTCGATCCCGTCAAAATATTTGCTGATGGCTTTGACCCGGTCCGGATCACCAACTGTGATAACAGTATTAGCCAATTCTTCCGGCCTGAGATCGAGGTGATAAATTGCCCCACGCTCATTAATAATTAATTCTGACTGTGCAATAGGTTTCATATTGATTGCGTTAAGGAGAAGAATTTGGGAAACAATGTCTTGCGAATGTATAAAAATCCCTAATTTAGCACCCGATTCAAAAAATGGTCCTGTGGCCGAGTGGTTAGGCAGAGCTCTGCAAAAGCTTCTACAGCAGTTCGAATCTGCTCGGGACCTCAGCTTTAAAAAAAAGCCCGCACTTGTTGCGGGCTTTTTTATCTTCAATATAAAGCATGAGAAACCATGAAATATTTTAACCAGATAGGTGCGGTAGCAGCATTAACCGTAATTCTATCTTGCTTTCTTACCTGGATCAGCCTTCCGGAATTGGGGATCAGGGTCAGCGGATTTGTCTCGGAAGGAACTGGTTTTGGAAAACCAGGATTAATGAATGCTATCATGAGTGGCATCGCTTTTATTTTATTCCTGGTTCCTGCTGTCTGGGCAAAAAGGGCTAATCTTTTTTTTACCGGCTTTAACATGGCCTGGGCAATCCGGAATTATATTGTTATGACTATGTGCCATGGTGGCGATTGCCCTGTGAAGGAAACTGGACTGTATATTTTCCTCGGAGCAACCATTCTTCAAATCATCATGTCTGTTTTTCCATACCTTCCACTGGAAGAAAAAAATAAGCCCCAATAGGCTTATTGATGACCATATGCATACATAGATAAATGTTACTTACCTAACATTTTCAGGCACTTATCAATAATCTGAACACATTCATGTATTTGGGCAGCTGAAATTATCAATGGCGGGGCAAACCTGATTTTATCGCCATGGGTTGGTTTAGCGAGGAGGCCCTCCTCCTTTAAAAGAAGGCAAAGGTCCCAGGCTGCTTCGGGATTGGGATGGTTGATTACAATGGCATTCAGCAATCCCTTACCGCGGATAAGTTTAATAAATGGGGAATCCAATTTGCCTAATTCATACCTGAACAGCTGACCCATCTCTTCAGCACATTCTGCCATATTTTCTTCTTTTAATACCTCTAAAGCTGCCATGGCCACTTTACAGGCCAGCGGATTTCCTCCATAAGTAGAACCATGTTCACCCGGTTTGATATTTAGCATGATGAAATCATCTGCTAAAACTGCACTTACCGGCAATACACCACCGCTAAGGGCCTTACCCAATATCAGGATATCGGGCCGGACGCCTTCATGATCACAAGCCAGCATTTTGCCAGTTCTTGCCAAACCAGTCTGAATTTCATCAGCAATTAATAATACGTTGTATTGTGTACATAATTCACGTACAGCAGTTAAGTATCCCTCATCAGGAACTACAACGCCGGCTTCTCCCTGGATGGGTTCTACCATATAAGCGGCGACGTTTGGATCCTGCAAGGCTTTTTCAAGGCTGACCAGGTCATTATAAGGAACTATTTCAAATCCAGGCATATAAGGGCCAAACTGGTGGTAACTGCTTGGGTCCGTTGAAGAAGATATTGCAGCCATGGTTCTGCCCCAGAAATTATTCTGTGCAAAAATCACCTTGGCCTTATTGTCTTCCACACCCTTTTTTGTATATGCCCAACGACGGGCTAACTTGATCGCGGTTTCGCCACCTTCCACACCAGTATTCATGGGCAATACCTTATCATAGCCAAAATAGGCAGTTATGTATTGCTCATATTCCCCCAAAAGATTATTATGGAATGCACGCGATGTGAGGGTCAGCCGGGTGGCCTGTTCAATAAGGGCTTTGATAATCTTTGGATGGCAATGGCCCTGGTTCACGGCGCTGTAACCGCTAAGGAAATCATAGTATCTTTTACCCTCTACGTCCCAAAGGAAAACACCTTCCCCCTTTTCCAGAACAACCGGAAGTGGATGGTAATTATGTGCGCCAAATTGATTTTCGAGATCCAGAAAGTATTGTGTTTTTGCAGATAATGAAACGACTGTTGTCGACATGGACAAATATTAAAAAATGAAGTAATATATTAATGCGAAAAAGTGGCTGTAACAGCAATATTTATCCTCGATGATCGAGGAAATCAAGATTGGCAGACAAAAAGTCTAATATGGTATTTGGAGATTTGATACCTTATTTATTGGCAGCAAGATAACAAATTCAACCCAATATTAACCGATATCGGGGGTCAAAAAGGCTTTCGTAATTGCCTGGAAGTTGGTCGAAAATGCCAAATAGGGTTGATCCTGTTCCTGTCATTCCAGCAAAGATTGCCCCTGAATTATACAGTGTTTCCTGAATTTCCCGTAATTGGGGATATGATTTGAAAACAACGGGCTCAAAGTCGTTTTGCAGTTTTCCTTTCCATTCATTTAATGGCTCAAGAATCAGTTCAGGTAATTTCCTATGCTCTTTCTGAGGTGCTAACTGGCCAAATGCCCAACCTGTACTGATATGTAATCCAGGATTAACTAAAAGGATTTTTTTTCCTTTAAGCGCGGGAATCTCAAGCGGCTCCAGGATTTCACCCCTGCCAGTTGCATAAGCTGGTTTATTCAGGATAAAAAAGGGACAGTCACTGCCCAGGTCTAAAGCATACCTGCGTAAGGCCTCATCATTAAGCCTGAGTTGGAAAAGCTGGTTCATCAGCATCAGGGTAAAGGCCCCATCTCCAGAGCCACCGCCGAGACCGGCACCCATGGGAATTATTTTATGCAGATGAATGGAAACTGGCGGTAGATCAAATTCCTTTTGCAATAGAAAGTAAGCTTTATAGCAAAGGTTGTTTTCAGCACTGGCATCAATGGGTAGTCCGGATGAAGAGAATGAAAAATGATCTGACCTCACAGCTTCAAGGACATCAGAGCAGGCGATAGGATAGAGGATGGAAGCTATATTGTGGAAGCCATCCGGTCTTTTTGCGCTAACCTGTAAGCCCAGGTTGATTTTCGCGTTAGGGAATACTATCAATGCCAGCGGGTTTGTAGGGAAATATTATTGGGTTTTTCTCCTGTTGATCTCGTCCCTGATGGCGATGGCACGTATATAATCTTCCTGCTCCAATACTTCACTTAGCAGGGCATTCAGATCTTCTACACTCAGTTCTTTTAAATCACTATTCCCGTTATCTTCCCTTTCCGGAGTATTAACCTGTTTTTTCTTTTTCCCGGATGTGTCTTCCATTAAAATTCCGGCACTGTCTAGTATATTTTCGTAGGTATAAATGGGGCAGCCAAAGCGAACAGCCAGGGCCAATGCATCTGAAGTGCGTGAATCGATTTCTACCGTATCATTTTCTCCAACGCAAACCAGCTTTGAATAAAAAATTCCTTCCTGCAGGTCGCTAATGATGATCTCAGTGAGGTCAACATTAAAGGCACTCATGAAATTTTTCATCAGGTCATGAGTCAATGGTCGGCTGGGCTGCATTTTTTCCAGGGCCACAGCAATAGCCTGGGCTTCAAATCCACCAATAACGATGGGAAGCCTGCGCAGGCCATTAACTTCACCCAAAACAACCGCATATGAATGGGTTTGGGTGATACTATGCGACAAAGCAACTATTTCCAGTTCTATCTTCCTCATAATGAAGGCACGAAACTAAGGCATTTTGGGAAAAAAAAGCAAGACAAGTAAGCAGGAAGCAGTGTGCAGAAAACATTTTCTTATGAATCTGATCTCCTGCTCACTGCTTCCTGCTAACTGCTTACTGTTTCAGCTTCTTCACCGCTTCTATTATCTTTGGCATAACTTCAAAGGCATCCCCTACAATACCATAATCAGCGGCTTTAAAGAAGGGTGCCTCGGGATCTTTATTGACGACCACAATTACTTTACTTCGATTTACCCCGGCCAGGTGCTGGATGGCACCGGATATTCCTACAGCGAAATACATATTTGGTGAAACTGACCCTCCGGTTTGTCCGACATGTTCATGGTGCGGCCGCCAGTGCGCATCTGCCACCGCCCGGCTGCATGCTGTCGCAGCGCCCAGCAATTGAGCTAATTCCTCGATCATTCCCCAGTTTTCCGGGCCTTTCAAGCCTCTTCCACCACTGATGACCAATTCTGCTTCGCTTAATGGAATCTGTCCAGTTACCTTATTAGTGGCGATAACTTTTACTTTAGGGGCTTCAATA comes from Flavihumibacter fluvii and encodes:
- a CDS encoding NAD(P)-dependent alcohol dehydrogenase, with the translated sequence MPTIHAYAAQDASTALAPFDITRREPGSHDVEIDILYCGVCHSDIHQARNEWGNSIFPMVPGHEIVGKVIRVGDHVKKFKAGDLAGVGCLVDSCRECRNCKEGLEQFCETGSVGTYNAYELDGKTPTYGGYSTRIVVDEAFTLKVPANLDLAAVAPLLCAGITTYSPLKYWKVGKGHKVGVLGLGGLGHMAVKLAASFGAEVTMLSTSPSKEADARRLGAAHFVLTSDSDALNKHKNYFDFIIDTVSAPHDYNIYLNMLRTNGTMICVGAPPAPAQVPAFNLIMNRRSIGGSLIGGLPETQEMLDYCGEHNIVSDIELIPIQQINEAYDRMLKGDVRYRFVIDIASLKS
- a CDS encoding ABC transporter ATP-binding protein; translated protein: MPKFFLYNANPQESDYTGKFSYISLGSLVLSLLRPYRKWLVIIFLTMLLETAMSLASPWPLKVIIDNVIGDQPLPFWLQWVEEMSIGDNKMALAGIAALSMIIITAIDGLAGFFDNYYTESVAQYIASDLRQRIYHHLQRLSLTYYDSQQVGKLLSTITTDVSTIQDFAASTLLSMVIDAFTIIGMLGLMFYLNWDFTLIVVGVAPFLLLFIVRFRKAVKKATREVRKDQSEMVTVLQNGLESIRTVNAFGRQDKEEERLKKVSLATVDAALKARRIKSLISPVITITISICIAVVLWRGASLVLAGIMTIGSLTVFLSYLNKFFNPLKDLAKMTGNVAQATVALERIKEILDTELVIPEKKDARDPGVLKGDIVFEKVNFSYKSGIPVLHDIDLVIHAGQHVGICGPTGGGKSTIASLIPRFYDIDSGCIMIDGNDIRDYKLEGLRNQIGFVLQDTMLFYGTIRENIAYGKPSATEQEIITAAKLANADEFIQKMPLGYDTMIGERGLTLSGGERQRIGVARAVVRNAPILILDEPTASLDAESEKLVADALRKLMSGRTVITITHRLNTIIDTDKIFVIKNGKIIEEGKHEELMSMGKAYAELFHIMEHSPHIQ
- a CDS encoding carbohydrate binding family 9 domain-containing protein, which codes for MNSSMFLKVRIFRFLLFSFLFLYSFFVAGQKINDRYELNIQKTTTAVTVDGLGDDEAWARAEVARDFFMVLPMDTSLANVKTEVRITYDDRAIYVLATCYKVKPGPYVVESLRRDFNFGKNDNFLFFFDPFDDRTSGFSFGTNAAGAQWDGFIYEGGKMDLSWENKWVSAVKNYDDRWVMEAAVPFKSIRFKKGVMKWGLNFSRNDLRANEKSAWAPVPRQFPTVSLAYTGNMVWDVAPPETGSNISLIPYVLGGVSRDYEKNTPSEYRKEIGADAKISVTSSLNLDLTVNPDFSQVEVDKQVTNLDRFELFFPERRQFFLENADLFGNVGYANIRPFFSRRIGLDVPIQFGARLSGRINKDWRMGVMDIQTRKVSEQDLPTQNFAVVSLQRKMFSRSNIGFMFVNKQSLNYTPDDKPETPQHSSYNRNFGFEYNLASPGNYWTGKMLLFKSFSPGTSSKTISNAANLNYTSRHWAVGGQYEYVGRNYSAEVGYVPRTGYVKVNPQIAYLFFPRSSQVLSHGPVALSNYYMDESFHKTDYETSVAYKLNFRNQAILTGILTKNYVKLLKPFDPTNTGKDSLPVGSEHHFNAVGLEYFSRPQRLFTWYASGRYGGYYADGKRLQLVSELGYRFQPYVSIIMSATFTDLRLPQPWGHQSYWLVGPRLDVTMTNKLFFTAFGQYNEQIENFNLNMRLQWRYKPASDFYIVYTDNYLPENLSIRNRALVLKFTYWFSL
- a CDS encoding NUDIX hydrolase, with protein sequence MVSVRVYGILINSQQQVLVSDEKIRGEFFTKFPGGGLEFGEGTRDCLAREFMEEMNLKVSVGDHIYTTDFFQMSAFNKAHQILSIYYFAHALEEITVPLRKTPFDFDEQQLKLYETTGEIETFRFIDWENFGEHQVSLPIDKVVASLIRQNYRLNQ
- a CDS encoding magnesium transporter CorA family protein, which gives rise to MIQYFKNINHQTVAITKPDNGAWVNILPPLKLEEFTELSEDLDIPLDFLTDSLDIDERTRFEQDDNVKLIVIKTPTENNSFNDSDAFYITIPICIILTHNQIVTVNSFENDAIKKFLNTFQNRHPDNRKMMVLKIIEKVVQTYMEFLKEINHRRNLTEQKLYDANRNEELLQLMRIQKSLVYFVTALRSNELLLIKLERTNFLGLNEDEKEFLNDLIVDNSQALEMANIYTNILSSTLDAFASIIANNQNEVLKRLSVITITLTLPVLVASIYGMNVPIPFSNSPYAFYVPVILSMVISLVIGWFFLRKKLF
- the dapF gene encoding diaminopimelate epimerase, whose amino-acid sequence is MILHFYKYQGTGNDFVILDNREGIFDHLTHAQIHFLCDRRFGIGADGLMLLNNTPDYDFKMVYYNADGKESSMCGNGGRCLVKFAFHQGIIRTSYHFIAVDGEHEAEIDEQGIVRLKMLDVLTVEEVHGDSVLDTGSPHYVKDVNDLVHYDVFNKGREIRNDDKFEADGINVNFVEQLSDDEIMVRTYERGVEDETLSCGTGVTASAIVHFHNECGFNDVRVSTRGGRLSVEFDRNSNGSFSNIWLCGPAEKVFEGQIILPE
- a CDS encoding nucleoside phosphorylase, with amino-acid sequence MKPIAQSELIINERGAIYHLDLRPEELANTVITVGDPDRVKAISKYFDGIEVQRQHREFISHTGYIGKKRITVLSTGIGPDNIDIVLNELDALVNIDLETRTIKPELTSLEIIRIGTSGSLQADIPVDGCVAGTHGLGIDNLLNFYRQESNEGEHQMIQSFLTQTQLHHQISHPYISSASGALLKHFVEGFHQGITVTCPGFYGPQGRVLRLGLRQPDLVDRLTDFQFGPYRITNFEMETSAIYGLGNLLGHNCLSLNAIVANRVTKEFSRNGQLAVENLISKALAIISSL